In Burkholderiales bacterium, a single genomic region encodes these proteins:
- a CDS encoding alpha-IPM isomerase: MTLLPLSGRARVLGDDVDTDAIVSSRRKKDSIDPDQLRRFLLEGIDANFASTVRHGDILVAGRNFGCGSAMEVAATVVKAAGFAAVIAGSFSRTYLRNAINNGLLPLTADTSDIREGDPLHLSINPAGTPELRIGASGPIRCEPLPGWMWTMLEVGGLVPYLRQHGRFAAPGAPPPPLA; this comes from the coding sequence GTGACCCTGTTGCCGCTTTCGGGACGCGCGCGCGTGCTCGGCGACGACGTCGACACCGACGCCATCGTTTCCTCCCGGCGAAAGAAGGACAGCATCGACCCGGACCAACTGCGACGCTTCCTCCTCGAAGGAATCGACGCGAACTTCGCATCGACCGTGCGGCACGGCGACATTCTCGTCGCCGGTCGGAACTTCGGCTGCGGATCCGCCATGGAGGTCGCGGCGACCGTGGTCAAGGCCGCCGGGTTCGCGGCCGTCATCGCGGGAAGCTTCTCCCGGACCTACCTGCGCAACGCGATCAACAACGGTCTCCTTCCGCTGACCGCCGACACCTCGGACATCCGGGAGGGAGACCCGCTGCACCTGTCGATCAATCCAGCGGGCACCCCGGAGCTGCGAATCGGCGCGTCCGGGCCGATCCGCTGCGAGCCGCTTCCGGGCTGGATGTGGACGATGCTCGAAGTCGGCGGACTCGTCCCGTACCTGCGACAACACGGCCGATTCGCCGCTCCGGGCGCTCCGCCGCCACCCCTCGCGTAA
- a CDS encoding transporter substrate-binding domain-containing protein: protein MQQPNPRRPVLKSTRTVRRAIAILLGLGILSTPAAFAQGGETTGTLKKIKDNNLIVIGYRESSVPWSYIGANQEVVGYSYEVALRLVDAIKRELKLPDLQVRKIPITAQNRIPLMQNGTIDLECNATTNTAERRKQVAFSYTIALTQTQLLTRKDSGVREIEDLEGKSVVVTAGSTSERYLRRFVQDHKMNVTIVSARDHSQSFVMLQSGRVAAFFMDRDVLGALLAKARDSADYVVTGRPQTKEALACMFRKDDPQFKAFVDREIAAFETSGAAEKLYHRWFQQPIPPDGVVLNTPLSPEMKALFAKPNDESYDDAPK, encoded by the coding sequence ATGCAACAACCGAACCCAAGGAGGCCTGTCTTGAAATCGACCAGAACCGTACGTCGTGCGATCGCGATCCTGCTGGGCCTCGGCATCCTGTCGACGCCGGCCGCATTCGCGCAAGGAGGGGAGACGACCGGCACCTTGAAGAAGATCAAGGACAACAACCTGATCGTGATTGGCTACCGGGAGTCGTCGGTTCCCTGGTCGTACATCGGCGCGAACCAGGAGGTGGTCGGCTACTCCTACGAGGTCGCGCTGCGGCTGGTCGACGCGATCAAGCGGGAGCTCAAGCTCCCCGACCTGCAGGTGCGCAAGATTCCCATCACCGCGCAGAACCGGATCCCGCTGATGCAGAACGGGACCATCGACCTCGAATGCAACGCGACCACCAATACCGCCGAGCGGCGCAAGCAGGTCGCGTTCTCCTACACCATCGCGCTGACCCAGACGCAACTGCTGACGAGAAAGGATTCAGGCGTGCGCGAGATCGAGGATCTCGAAGGGAAATCGGTGGTCGTCACCGCCGGGAGCACGTCCGAGCGCTATCTTCGTCGCTTCGTCCAGGACCACAAGATGAACGTGACCATCGTCAGCGCCCGGGACCATTCGCAATCGTTCGTGATGCTGCAATCCGGCCGCGTCGCCGCGTTCTTCATGGATCGCGACGTCCTCGGCGCCCTCCTGGCGAAGGCCAGGGATTCCGCCGACTACGTGGTCACCGGAAGACCGCAAACCAAGGAAGCGCTGGCGTGCATGTTCCGGAAGGACGATCCGCAGTTCAAGGCGTTCGTCGACCGGGAGATCGCCGCGTTCGAGACCTCCGGCGCGGCCGAGAAGCTCTACCACCGGTGGTTCCAGCAGCCGATCCCGCCCGACGGCGTCGTGCTGAACACACCGCTGAGTCCGGAGATGAAGGCGCTCTTCGCGAAGCCCAACGACGAATCCTACGACGACGCCCCGAAGTAG
- a CDS encoding pyridoxal phosphate-dependent aminotransferase, producing MLRIADRLHRIKPSPSSMAGQRARELRAAGRDIIGLTSGEPDFDTPEHIKEAASRALSRGQTKYTDVGGSPELKHAVTEKFRRENGLAFDRREIIVGAGGKQVIFNALMCTIEAGDEVVVPAPYWVSYPDIVRLAGGTPVFVACDAAGGFKLRPDDLERALTPRTRWLVLNAPNNPSGALYSRAELRALADVLLRHPQVWVMTDDVYEHIVYDRREFVTMAQVAPDLRDRTLTINGVSKAYAMTGWRIGYGGGPAELIEPMTKLQSQSTSNPCSIAQAAAVEALTGPQSFIEERTAAFQARRDRLVARLNAIPGIRCHVPEGAFYAFASCEHLLGTRTSDGREVADGDAFASYLLDAEGLAVLQGSAYGVPSHFRLSFATSMEKLDTGCDRLARACERLRR from the coding sequence ATGCTGCGCATCGCCGACAGGCTCCATCGCATCAAGCCGTCGCCCAGTTCGATGGCTGGACAACGCGCGCGGGAACTGCGCGCGGCCGGCCGCGACATCATCGGGCTGACCTCGGGCGAACCCGACTTCGACACGCCGGAGCACATCAAGGAAGCCGCGAGCCGCGCACTGTCCAGGGGCCAGACGAAGTACACGGATGTCGGAGGCTCGCCGGAGCTCAAGCACGCGGTCACCGAGAAGTTCCGCCGTGAGAACGGACTGGCGTTCGATCGCCGCGAGATCATCGTGGGCGCGGGCGGCAAGCAGGTCATCTTCAACGCCTTGATGTGCACGATCGAGGCCGGCGACGAGGTCGTCGTTCCTGCGCCCTACTGGGTGTCGTATCCGGATATCGTGCGGCTCGCGGGAGGAACGCCGGTGTTCGTCGCCTGCGACGCGGCGGGCGGATTCAAGCTGCGCCCGGACGATCTCGAACGTGCGCTGACGCCGAGGACCCGCTGGCTCGTGCTCAATGCGCCGAACAATCCGAGCGGAGCCCTGTACAGCCGGGCCGAACTGAGGGCGCTGGCGGACGTCCTGCTGCGCCATCCCCAGGTCTGGGTGATGACCGACGACGTCTACGAGCACATCGTCTACGATCGACGCGAGTTCGTGACCATGGCACAGGTCGCGCCCGACCTGAGGGACCGCACGCTGACGATCAACGGCGTCTCCAAGGCCTACGCGATGACCGGATGGAGAATCGGCTACGGCGGCGGACCGGCCGAGTTGATCGAACCGATGACGAAGCTGCAGTCGCAGAGTACGTCGAATCCCTGCTCGATCGCGCAGGCGGCGGCAGTGGAGGCGTTGACCGGACCGCAGTCCTTCATCGAGGAGCGCACCGCGGCCTTCCAGGCCCGCAGGGACAGGCTCGTCGCCCGTCTGAACGCGATCCCGGGGATTCGCTGCCACGTGCCCGAGGGCGCCTTCTACGCCTTCGCTTCCTGCGAGCACCTGCTCGGGACGCGCACCTCCGACGGGCGGGAGGTCGCCGACGGCGACGCGTTCGCGTCGTATCTGCTCGACGCGGAAGGGCTGGCCGTGTTGCAGGGTTCGGCATACGGCGTCCCGTCCCACTTCAGGTTGTCGTTCGCCACGTCGATGGAGAAGTTGGACACCGGATGCGATCGCCTTGCGCGCGCCTGCGAACGCCTGCGGCGCTGA